From a single Leishmania major strain Friedlin complete genome, chromosome 27 genomic region:
- the AAT24 gene encoding putative amino acid transporter (previous protein_id=AAZ09908.1), whose protein sequence is MQSTHSPDTPMDRVSEGGASFSDDAVMVNKVGEAQVKDMVDRPITPGTDKLVDATRCRPCNRLTTLLNKAVPHGGTLSNAYSLGAVTLGSGVIALPSTFQATGVVMSVIVLIAITMSTVYSVYIMMQAADKTGRRLYSYEALARGLLGRGWDYLAAFHLWMFCFGSCVSYVISTGDLLSRATDDPSVNSFVRSAWGNRVLVFVIWSCVMLPLSIPKEINSLRYFSVVGVSCMMNFVATIVIHSAMNGFESGQPIHQPRMFKTGNNAIVGLSSILFAFLAQTNVFEVARETPNPTPGRIAKDLAISQVVCCALYVLAGMFGYLEFGEQITDSILLHYNVRSDVLVAIAYVGIGVKMCVGFAICMQPSRDAVYYCLSWHFPMFKDIRTVPFWLNAVICTGLSVFALVLGLFIPNVNVVFGLVGSFCGGFLGFIYPALYIMYAGNWGLQQVGWLHYVSTYLLLIAGVVAVVFGTVASIYGEIH, encoded by the coding sequence ATGCAGAGCACCCACTCCCCGGACACACCGATGGACCGCGTcagcgagggcggcgcgtcCTTCAGCGATGACGCGGTGATGGTGAACAAGGTGGGCGAGGCGCAGGTGAAAGACATGGTGGACCGCCCGATCACGCCGGGCACGGACAAGCTGGTGGACGCGACGCGGTGTCGGCCGTGCAACCGGCTCACTACTCTGCTGAACAAGGCTGTGCCGCACGGCGGGACGCTGTCGAACGCGTACAGCCTCGGCGCCGTGACGCTGGGCTCCGGTGTGATTGCGCTGCCGTCCACGTTCCAGGCGACGGGCGTGGTCATGTCGGTCATCGTGTTGATCGCGATCACGATGAGCACTGTGTACTCGGTGTACATCATGATGCAGGCGGCGGACAAGACGGGTCGGCGGCTGTACTCGTAcgaggcgctggcgcgcggGCTGCTTGGGCGCGGGTGGGACTACCTTGCTGCGTTCCACTTGTGGATGTTCTGCTTTGGGTCGTGCGTGTCGTACGTGATCTCGACAGGCGACCTGCTGTCGCGCGCGACGGACGACCCGTCTGTGAACAGCTTCGTGCGGTCGGCGTGGGGCAACCGCGTGCTTGTGTTCGTTATCTGGTCGTGCgtgatgctgccgctgtcgatCCCGAAGGAGATCAACTCGCTGCGCTACTTCTCGGTCGTTGGCGTGTCGTGCATGATGAACTTTGTGGCTACCATCGTGATCCACTCTGCGATGAACGGGTTCGAGAGCGGGCAGCCGATCCACCAGCCGCGTATGTTCAAGACGGGCAACAACGCGATTGTGGGGCTCTCGAGCATCCTGTTCGCGTTCCTCGCACAGACGAACGTGTTCGAGGTGGCGCGCGAGACGCCGAACCCGACGCCCGGGCGGATCGCGAAGGACCTAGCGATCAGCCAGGTGGTCTGTTGTGCGCTGTACGTGCTCGCGGGCATGTTCGGGTACCTGGAGTTTGGCGAGCAGATCACGGACTCGATTCTGCTGCACTACAACGTGCGCAGCGACGTGCTTGTTGCGATCGCGTACGTTGGGATCGGCGTGAAGATGTGCGTTGGGTTTGCGATCTGCATGCAGCCGTCGCGCGACGCGGTGTACTACTGCCTCAGCTGGCACTTCCCGATGTTCAAGGACATCCGGACGGTGCCGTTCTGGCTGAACGCTGTGATCTGCACTGGGCTCTCCGTGTTTGCGCTTGTGCTGGGGCTGTTCATCCCGAACGTGAACGTCGTGTTTGGGCTTGTGGGCAGCTTCTGCGGCGGGTTCCTGGGGTTCATCTATCCAGCTCTGTACATCATGTACGCCGGCAACTGGGGCCTGCAGCAGGTGGGCTGGCTTCACTACGTCTCGACGTACTTGCTGCTGATCGCCGGCGtggttgctgttgttttcgGCACGGTTGCCTCTATCTACGGCGAGATCCActga
- a CDS encoding putative diacylglycerol acyltransferase (previous protein_id=AAZ09909.1), giving the protein MLHVVGGPSWGMARALGVHVVDCAVLGALLWYLPLYSGKPYHTGSQRSLRFTEFARNYLFADAVKYFNFRVIVDDPAVQMRDDTSQYLFSFHPHGVFPGTALFASLTAEWALKVGVNAQRYVSTHVASVVLNVPLLRDFNLRLGALSVSRRSVEASLARGNSVLIVTGGQAEMLRAQVSSERMILITQHTGFIRLAIASRVPLVPLLCFAENNVLGMLQFPRIQRLSLKLLGFPFPVIPFGRFGLPLPFRTPLTLVVGPPLAIPEGADENNPDDMRRVSEAYFQSLKDLFYRRRAEAGYPGMELVLLDDEEARKRKQACEAAASTAKRAA; this is encoded by the coding sequence ATGCTGCACGTTGTGGGCGGCCCGTCGTGGGGgatggcgcgcgcgcttgGCGTGCACGTCGTGGACTGCGCGGTGCTCGGCGCGTTGCTGTGGTACCTCCCGCTGTATTCGGGCAAGCCGTACCACACAGGGTCGCAGCGCAGCCTGCGCTTCACGGAGTTCGCGCGCAACTACTTGTTTGCCGACGCGGTGAAGTACTTCAACTTCCGCGTGATTGTGGATGACCCCGCCGTGCAGATGCGGGACGACACGTCGCAATACCTGTTCTCCTTCCACCCCCACGGCGTGTTCCCCGGCACGGCGCTGTTTGCGTCTCTGACGGCGGAGTGGGCCCTCAAGGTCGGCGTCAATGCGCAGCGCTATGTGTCGACGCATGTCGCGAGCGTTGTTTTGAAcgtgccactgctgcgggACTTCAACCTGCGCCTCGGTGCGCTGTCAGTGAGCCGGCGCTCTGTGGAGGCGAGCCTCGCGCGCGGCAACAGCGTCCTTATCGTGACGGGTGGCCAGGCGGAgatgctgcgcgcgcaggtAAGCTCGGAGAGGATGATCCTGATCACGCAGCACACTGGTTTCATACGGCTAGCCATCGCGTCAcgggtgccgctggtgccgctgctgtgctttGCGGAGAACAACGTGCTGGGGATGCTGCAGTTTCCGCGCATCCAGCGCCTCTCGCTCAAGCTCCTGGGCTTTCCGTTCCCGGTGATTCCCTTTGGCCGATTCGGTCTGCCTCTGCCGTTCCGCACGCCGCTGACGCTTGTGGTGGGGCCGCCGCTTGCTATTCCCGAGGGTGCGGACGAGAACAACCCCGATGACATGCGGCGCGTGTCGGAGGCGTACTTCCAGTCGCTGAAGGACCTGTtctaccgccgccgcgctgagGCCGGGTACCCTGGCATGGAGCTCGTACTgctggacgacgaggaggcgcggaAGCGCAAGCAGGCctgcgaggccgcggcgtccACAGCGAAGAGGGCAGCGTAG
- a CDS encoding conserved hypothetical protein (previous protein_id=AAZ09910.1): MRVASFCLPLHLLSFGAQARGCFRHSTGGSSSVFCAARPFRLSHTMAASACSSAVHLDNFRLLAAGHDATHAAPSSAPLTAPISFSLTFHFQRYDGADFESFISSLGVSVDFVADVASEQTTLTLLPLTPVSGPWARRDTAAANGAFLMAASASDSSTSSSDYAAGAPLDGAAGAAPGMMYQLRVYLSDFRALEKVQLKHLLQVSMMHVRLAHLGTSDGVGNSDSSDPRTEERSVAAWNVIWRVRRNPQNEQELIRTVLDPLA, encoded by the coding sequence ATGCGGGTTGCGTCGTTTTGCCTTCCCTTGCACTTATTGTCTTTCGGAGCACAGGCGCGCGGTTGCTTCCGTCACAGCACAGGCGGTTCTTCGTCAGTTTTCTGCGCGGCGCGCCCCTTTCGCCTCTCCCACACAATGGCTGCGTCCGCTTGTTCTTCCGCAGTCCATCTGGACAACTTCCGGCTGCTTGCGGCTGGGCATGACGCAACCCATGCAGCCCCTTCATCGGCGCCTCTGACGGCGCCGatttccttctctctcacctTCCACTTCCAGCGTTACGATGGGGCCGACTTCGAGTCTTTCATCAGCTCTTTGGGCGTCTCCGTCGACTTTGTGGCGGATGTGGCGTCGGAGCAAACGACGCTGACCTTGCTACCGCTCACCCCTGTGAGTGGCCCGTGGGCACGACGggacaccgccgcggcaaACGGTGCCTTTTTGATGGCGGCCAGCGCGTCGGACTCATCGACGTCCTCCTCTGATTATGCAGCAGGCGCTCCactggatggcgctgctggagccgcGCCCGGTATGATGTATCAGCTGAGGGTGTACTTGAGCGATTTTCGCGCCTTGGAAAAAGTGCAGTTGAAGCACCTACTGCAGGTCAGCATGATGCATGTCCGGCTGGCACATCTCGGCACCAGTGATGGCGTCGGGAACAGCGACTCGAGTGACCCACGCACAGAGGAGCgctcggtggcggcgtggaATGTGATTTGGCGGGTGCGGCGCAACCCACAAAACGAGCAAGAGTTGATACGCACGGTGCTGGACCCGCTCGCGTAG
- a CDS encoding ghistone H1 like has product MATSPHAAVKKAGSKKAGSKKAAPKASAPKKAKKAAPKKAKSTGSKKKSGATKAAAKK; this is encoded by the coding sequence ATGGCCACGTCTCCGCATGCTGCTGTGAAGAAGGCCGGCTCGAAGAAGGCCGGCtcgaagaaggcggcgccCAAGGCCTCTGCgccgaagaaggcgaagaaggcggcgcccaagaaggcgaagagcaCCGGgtcgaagaagaagagcggcgcGACGAAGGCCGCGGCGAAGAAGTAG
- the EIF4E1 gene encoding putative eukaryotic translation initiation factor eIF-4E (previous protein_id=AAZ09911.1) has protein sequence MSAPSSVPPHKMANLHKLQRAWTLWYDSPSTYNTENWEMSLVPIMTVHSVEEFFVMLRYMKPLHALRTSSQYHFFQEGVKPMWEDPANKKGGKLWVNLDITSANGRSSNNNTSGTSAADGSAAEAKTDLDKAWENVLMATVGEYLDCVDKKDTPTEPFVTGIVMSKRKYHNRLAVWVSDASATDKIEALKKALTKEASLAPIASMVFTKHGEAS, from the coding sequence ATGTCAGCCCCGTCTTCAGTTCCTCCCCACAAAATGGCGAATTTGCacaagctgcagcgcgcctgGACACTTTGGTACGATAGCCCGTCTACGTACAACACTGAAAACTGGGAGATGTCGTTGGTTCCCATCATGACCGTGCACTCCGTGGAGGAGTTCTTTGTCATGCTCAGGTACATGAAGCCTCTGCATGCcttgcgcacctcctcgcagTACCACTTCTTTCAGGAAGGCGTTAAGCCAATGTGGGAGGACCCGGCAAACAAGAAGGGCGGCAAGCTCTGGGTGAACCTTGATATCACCAGCGCCAATGGTcggagcagcaacaacaacaccagcggcacctcggcagccgacggcagcgcggcggaggccAAGACGGACCTCGACAAGGCATGGGAGAATGTTCTGATGGCCACCGTAGGCGAGTATCTCGACTGTGTAGACAAGAAGGACACACCAACGGAGCCGTTCGTGACGGGCATTGTCATGTCAAAGCGAAAGTACCACAACCGCCTCGCTGTGTGGGTGAGCGATGCGTCCGCAACGGACAAGATcgaggcgctgaagaaggcgCTAACGAAGGAAGCGAGCCTGGCGCCGATCGCATCCATGGTCTTCACAAAGCACGGCGAGGCGTCTTAG